In Leifsonia sp. ZF2019, a genomic segment contains:
- a CDS encoding TetR/AcrR family transcriptional regulator — MARRREFDEHALLETATDVFWSRGYAATSLSDIAQASGVGTSSIYAAYGSKWGLFLAAFERYCAGRVALVRAAVAVGDGSRRDIAERMLAAIIDDCAGQPDRRGCLMLNSIGELASEHPEVARIGGETTGAMERAVRERLPEDAGADTLAAHLVALSQGLIQMSRLGVSERRLHATARAAVAALPA, encoded by the coding sequence ATGGCCCGCCGACGCGAATTCGATGAACACGCGCTCCTCGAGACGGCCACCGACGTGTTCTGGAGCCGCGGCTACGCGGCCACGTCGCTGAGCGACATCGCCCAGGCCAGCGGCGTCGGAACCAGCAGCATCTACGCCGCCTACGGCAGCAAGTGGGGGCTCTTCCTGGCCGCGTTCGAGCGATACTGCGCGGGACGTGTCGCGCTCGTGCGCGCCGCGGTCGCCGTGGGCGACGGCAGCCGCCGCGACATCGCCGAACGCATGCTTGCGGCGATCATCGACGACTGCGCCGGCCAACCCGATCGGCGCGGCTGCCTCATGCTCAACAGCATCGGCGAGCTCGCCTCCGAGCATCCCGAGGTCGCGCGCATCGGTGGTGAGACCACCGGCGCGATGGAGCGCGCCGTGCGCGAGCGCCTCCCCGAGGACGCCGGCGCCGACACGCTCGCCGCGCACCTCGTCGCGCTGTCGCAGGGACTCATCCAGATGAGCAGGCTCGGAGTCAGCGAGCGGCGCCTCCACGCCACTGCCCGCGCCGCCGTCGCCGCGCTGCCCGCCTGA
- a CDS encoding cupin domain-containing protein, which yields MSESRHVAQLIGGENVFENEFGSITQVTSTSLPILTGMSVKRITLAPGALREPQWNVNANQIAYVVAGTVLISTLGDGDTFSSFVVQTGQMYHVESGAVYHIENVGDGEAEIIAALRTDRPQHFSLQDSVSAMTNAVLGNTYGLPSDAFAAFDRQHSSQIVHRDGPARIPDTAGLPNARLFDMEGQHAPLSYAWGQARLARKQFWAALDDLSMYELQIGGTGMREPHWHPVTGELGYVQSGHARMTVLDPDGSLDTYELHPGEAYFVPRAYPHHIEALTEEGIRFLIFFDQPTPGDVGYRATASAFSREVLSAAFKVPERDLPTFPFTPVDPLIVERVNGRDGV from the coding sequence ATGTCGGAGTCCAGGCACGTCGCGCAGCTGATCGGCGGCGAGAACGTCTTCGAGAACGAGTTCGGCAGCATCACCCAGGTCACCTCGACCTCGCTGCCCATCCTCACCGGGATGTCCGTCAAGCGGATCACGCTCGCCCCCGGCGCCCTGCGCGAGCCCCAGTGGAACGTCAACGCCAACCAGATCGCCTACGTCGTCGCCGGCACCGTGCTGATCTCCACCCTCGGCGACGGTGACACGTTCTCGTCGTTCGTCGTGCAGACGGGCCAGATGTACCACGTCGAGTCGGGCGCGGTCTACCACATCGAGAACGTCGGCGACGGGGAGGCGGAGATCATCGCCGCCCTGCGCACCGACCGCCCGCAGCACTTCTCCCTGCAGGACAGTGTCAGCGCCATGACGAACGCCGTGCTCGGCAACACCTACGGCCTCCCCTCCGACGCGTTCGCCGCCTTCGACCGCCAGCACTCCTCCCAGATCGTGCACCGCGACGGACCCGCCCGCATCCCGGACACCGCCGGCCTCCCCAACGCCCGCCTTTTCGATATGGAAGGCCAGCACGCCCCCCTCTCGTACGCGTGGGGCCAAGCCCGCCTCGCCCGCAAGCAGTTCTGGGCAGCCCTCGACGACCTCTCCATGTACGAGCTGCAGATCGGCGGCACCGGCATGCGCGAACCCCACTGGCACCCCGTGACCGGCGAGCTCGGCTACGTCCAGAGCGGCCACGCCCGCATGACCGTCCTCGACCCCGACGGCTCCCTCGACACCTACGAGCTCCACCCCGGCGAGGCCTACTTCGTCCCCCGCGCCTACCCCCACCACATCGAAGCACTCACCGAAGAAGGCATCCGCTTCCTCATCTTCTTCGACCAGCCCACCCCCGGCGACGTCGGCTACCGCGCGACCGCGTCCGCCTTCTCGCGCGAGGTGCTCTCGGCGGCGTTCAAGGTGCCGGAACGGGATCTCCCGACGTTCCCGTTCACGCCGGTGGACCCGCTGATCGTGGAGCGGGTGAACGGGCGGGACGGGGTGTGA
- a CDS encoding RHS repeat-associated core domain-containing protein produces MTPPTKAKVTSTSYGYDGVDRLASSTVSSGEKNTYAYDPAGNRIGWTRTGAADGNFSLSAVFNDANQLTRSNTSGAGRGVSGGVASYSYDRAGNRVSQSVAGVGSSLSYNASGQATQVSRDGRSTSYAYDGLGRQASSTDQTKYGSVTTANVFDGTSLVQSTSSTQGTTTVVRDAAGALAEHVTASGEATWDLLDGLGTTIAGVTGGSVTQLVSYDDWGGQAFETDGWDAPVGYTGHVQDATQGLMHTFARSYDVGTGTWTSPDTWRGLLVQPKSLARYQYAWNNPTTFWDPDGHRCASKPAGNDGLLQGCGAPPVQATQAVKDPPTANDRGGRDALPSGNGTSYNPKNLINGPATQNRLSALHRDDVNFKVPSVNLPTGAGNSHGCPAGTEWYENSYTNGQCANSQYLKEQNQFWENIANYVAEHGSLGGQFCGLVICVQLGNGGGGIGPAVGAGGSVAAGLSNGDVNGLGFQFTCWAADGGGVYASYSRDWLGRDSADSGITAGGGAGCSGYIMWYF; encoded by the coding sequence GTGACCCCGCCGACGAAGGCGAAGGTCACCTCCACGAGTTACGGGTATGACGGTGTGGACCGTCTGGCCTCCTCGACCGTGTCGTCGGGTGAGAAGAACACGTATGCGTATGACCCGGCGGGCAACCGGATCGGGTGGACGCGCACGGGTGCTGCGGACGGGAACTTCTCCCTGTCCGCCGTGTTCAACGACGCGAACCAGTTGACCCGGTCGAATACGTCGGGTGCGGGTCGTGGGGTGTCTGGTGGGGTGGCGTCGTATTCGTATGATCGTGCCGGCAACCGGGTGTCGCAGTCGGTGGCGGGTGTGGGTTCGTCGTTGTCGTATAACGCGTCGGGGCAGGCGACGCAGGTGAGCCGCGACGGCCGGTCGACGTCGTATGCGTATGACGGGCTGGGCCGGCAGGCGTCCTCGACGGATCAGACGAAGTACGGGTCCGTCACGACCGCGAACGTGTTCGACGGGACTTCTCTCGTGCAGTCGACGAGTTCGACGCAGGGCACCACGACGGTGGTGCGGGATGCTGCGGGTGCGCTGGCGGAGCATGTCACGGCATCTGGTGAGGCGACCTGGGACCTGCTGGACGGCCTGGGGACGACGATCGCGGGCGTGACCGGCGGGTCGGTCACCCAATTGGTGTCGTATGACGATTGGGGTGGTCAGGCGTTCGAGACGGACGGGTGGGACGCGCCCGTGGGTTACACCGGGCATGTGCAGGATGCGACGCAGGGTCTGATGCACACGTTCGCGCGGTCGTATGACGTGGGCACGGGGACGTGGACGAGTCCGGACACCTGGCGGGGGCTGCTGGTCCAGCCGAAGTCGTTGGCGCGGTATCAGTACGCGTGGAACAACCCGACCACGTTCTGGGACCCGGACGGGCACCGATGCGCGTCGAAGCCCGCGGGCAACGACGGACTCCTCCAGGGCTGCGGTGCACCGCCGGTCCAGGCCACGCAAGCCGTGAAGGACCCACCGACCGCCAACGACCGAGGCGGACGCGATGCGCTCCCCTCCGGAAACGGAACGTCCTACAACCCGAAGAACCTCATCAACGGACCAGCCACGCAGAACCGGCTCTCCGCACTCCACCGCGACGACGTCAACTTCAAGGTGCCGTCGGTCAACTTGCCTACCGGCGCGGGCAACAGCCATGGGTGTCCGGCTGGCACTGAGTGGTACGAGAACTCCTACACGAACGGTCAATGCGCGAACTCCCAATACCTGAAGGAACAGAACCAGTTCTGGGAGAACATCGCGAATTATGTTGCCGAACATGGAAGCCTAGGTGGACAGTTCTGTGGCCTCGTGATTTGCGTGCAACTTGGCAACGGCGGCGGCGGAATTGGGCCAGCGGTCGGCGCTGGCGGATCGGTCGCGGCGGGGCTATCGAATGGAGACGTGAACGGCCTCGGTTTCCAGTTCACATGTTGGGCTGCCGACGGCGGAGGTGTGTACGCCTCTTACTCGCGTGATTGGTTGGGTCGCGACTCGGCTGACTCAGGGATTACCGCCGGAGGCGGAGCAGGTTGCTCCGGCTACATAATGTGGTACTTCTAG
- a CDS encoding RHS repeat-associated core domain-containing protein, with product MRATRMRGRLVTRLAGARVGMAVLASVAAVALTLVGTVTPAEASPAELARRTAAATLAEVRAAAAVQDARVKAETEAPAPQATGSIEPGKTSTIDADRLGASVTFSGNKVESKLDVEVGGAPANALRAARSEQPSGGTPVSDPVEITAKDADGKQVTQFPAKAVNTRGGGEKGPVVSDVVPGVALELKPDLDLVTSNNLDPATLQIYTRENPGEPWTVLPSYYDAEAGVVKGVSSHLSQFVVIGIPFPVPDRPVIVLDPDNDEGHVTTPAPPVTELPYNIQLAQLVRDRLQNLCFATVHITNEDPANVMVPREYRAGQMAAWNPSLSLGIGFNTWEGVAWGGEHPEQGGSQVYSRGGASDNAVSDSLVGNLPTYTGRPAKNMGNNGNFPGDEFAGVPNAFTHLEALYLDNNYDRAYIDNGGMPPLADGVFTGLGKYLETHGFDCTDPVTGGWPTPPSAADFARWRMLGLQNYLTYGGEPFAFSTGNLFEKEELFSLPGTGGSSTDLTLYYNSQDGRLSRVGAGWSFGMGARAQRFIDGSVMVVRGDGASFVFTGDGNGGYRTSDAGVHQTLTEAGGGRLKLTDVSGESWVFDASNIDGIGNLIQHTDAEGRTTTLTYGAPADPETTQFYPLASITDSAGQTIAVDSDALGRVTSFTRPGGDRWSLSYDGAGNLTTITLPDGRTKQFTYDDKHQLLTGTDATGATYLKNQYDDQGRVVKQWDVEGNLRTLDYSVAGQTTYTDNLGRTSVYAFDDRFRITKVTHPDGTTAAFSYDADNNILSSTDENGKKTTYGYDAAGNLTTETAPDGIVTKYTYTPTGLVATKTDTGGPLVAASTGNAPRGSLRTWSYDYDGAGHLVATHQPDGTTITNEYDAAGNVVKTTQPSGAATTFAYDAAGNLTASTDAIGRTSTYAYDAAGRMTAQTDLGGHTTSYAWDSGDRLVTATDATGAAFGHGWEPNDHLASLTDPTGAVTRYSWDAMFHLTDSTSPGGGVTRYGYTAEDALSSQTDPLGATTTRTTDDRDRVITTVDPTGGEWRYSYDGVGNLLSSTSPSGAKTTFTYDDAGHLLTQKDPTGGTTTSVYDSVGRLVRQTDPDGVVSKYEYDAMDRVVRVIDGLGKRTDLSYDVDGNLTGVVDRQGNPWAFTYDAAGQLLTAKSPLGAVTTYGYDADGGLATVTDPLGRTTTNTYDALDRLVSTTDPVGRTTSYAYDANGRTTSVTDPNGHTTSFAYDADGNQTSTTDATGAVTSYGWDAAGNQTSATDANGHVTRYAYDPAGQLVRVTEGYREGAAASADVNVVSKYGYDADGALTSVTDPNGHRTTYTVDAAGRTTKEVDPVGTTTAWSYTAAGRLASLVNGNGARTTYAYDGRGDLSRQNQAGAVATYEYSANQQLIAMTDPTGTSGWTYDKDGRTTAQLDQQGGRLKTAYDKAGQVTSMTLPTGQKLDYTYDAAGEVTSQSSPWGALTYSWDPAGNLTDLVRSNGVATSYSYDAVNRVVDVLHTTPEAATPASPSPSATPVAFAAGDAQSDKCVTVAGYLSARSAPAAGENGMCKHANTYLNGRALPMPENPVADGGALRYQYGYDADGNVTKATRTITPAAPVAAVTDGAGQPSSPVPGVPSAVTPPTKAKVTSTSYGYDGVDRLASSTVSSGEKNTYAYDPAGNRIGWTRTGAADGNFSLSAVFNDANQLTRSNTSGAGRGVSGGVASYSYDRAGNRVSQSVAGVGSSLSYNASGQATQVSRDGRSTSYAYDGLGRQASSTDQTKYGSVTTANVFDGTSLVQSVSSTQGTTTVVRDAAGALAEHVTASGEATWDLLDGLGSTIAGVTGGSVTQLVSYDDWGGQAFETDGWDAPVGYTGHVQDATQGLMHTFARSYDVGTGTWTSPDTWRGLLVQPKSLARYQYAWNNPTTFWDPDGHRCASRAGASDALPLGCGAPPHQAWENVQMPPDSTTTSTPSGPSGPSVSGPNDQNDLPSTHDCPAGKVRYISPYVSPQCVDAKNLKDSEERARLWLECNNLCGDAWLAFVNVVLDGIGVVPGLVLCGASLPVGGGACVDLDPQDVASFIGSLYDWQDAEYALWADQLKRWGL from the coding sequence ATGCGCGCGACGAGGATGCGGGGACGACTCGTCACCCGCTTGGCCGGCGCGCGCGTCGGCATGGCCGTGCTCGCGTCCGTCGCGGCGGTCGCACTCACCCTGGTCGGCACGGTCACGCCCGCGGAGGCGTCGCCCGCCGAGCTCGCCAGGCGGACCGCAGCGGCGACGCTGGCGGAGGTCCGCGCGGCCGCCGCCGTGCAGGATGCGCGCGTGAAGGCCGAGACCGAGGCTCCCGCCCCGCAGGCCACCGGCAGCATCGAGCCGGGCAAGACGTCCACGATCGACGCGGACCGTCTGGGCGCATCCGTGACGTTCTCCGGCAACAAGGTGGAGTCGAAGCTCGACGTGGAGGTCGGGGGGGCCCCGGCCAACGCCTTGCGTGCGGCCCGCTCCGAGCAGCCGTCCGGCGGCACCCCCGTCTCGGACCCGGTCGAGATCACGGCGAAGGACGCCGACGGCAAGCAGGTCACCCAGTTCCCGGCGAAGGCGGTCAACACGCGCGGCGGCGGCGAGAAGGGCCCGGTCGTCTCCGACGTCGTCCCCGGTGTCGCCTTGGAGCTGAAGCCGGACCTCGATCTGGTGACATCCAACAACCTCGATCCGGCCACACTGCAGATCTACACCCGCGAGAACCCGGGCGAGCCGTGGACGGTCCTGCCGTCGTACTACGACGCGGAGGCGGGGGTGGTGAAGGGCGTCTCGTCGCACCTCTCGCAGTTCGTGGTGATCGGGATCCCGTTTCCCGTCCCGGATCGTCCCGTCATCGTGCTCGACCCGGACAATGACGAGGGGCATGTCACGACGCCCGCGCCTCCGGTGACGGAGCTGCCGTACAACATCCAGCTCGCCCAGCTGGTGCGGGATCGTCTGCAGAACCTCTGCTTCGCGACGGTGCACATCACGAACGAAGACCCCGCGAATGTCATGGTCCCGCGCGAGTACCGCGCCGGTCAGATGGCGGCGTGGAACCCTTCCCTCTCACTCGGCATCGGCTTCAACACCTGGGAAGGCGTCGCCTGGGGCGGCGAGCACCCTGAACAGGGTGGCTCGCAGGTCTACTCGCGAGGCGGCGCATCCGACAACGCGGTCTCTGATTCGCTGGTCGGAAACCTGCCGACCTATACCGGTCGCCCTGCCAAGAACATGGGCAACAACGGCAACTTCCCGGGAGACGAGTTCGCGGGCGTCCCGAACGCATTCACCCACCTCGAGGCGCTCTACCTGGACAACAACTACGACCGCGCCTACATCGACAACGGCGGTATGCCCCCGCTAGCCGACGGCGTTTTCACCGGTCTCGGCAAGTACCTGGAGACGCACGGCTTCGACTGCACCGATCCCGTGACCGGAGGCTGGCCAACGCCGCCGTCCGCAGCGGACTTCGCCCGCTGGCGCATGCTCGGCCTCCAGAACTACCTCACCTATGGCGGAGAGCCGTTCGCCTTCTCCACCGGAAACCTCTTCGAGAAGGAAGAGCTCTTCTCCCTCCCCGGAACCGGTGGCTCGAGCACGGACCTCACGCTGTACTACAACAGCCAAGACGGCCGTCTCTCCCGCGTCGGCGCGGGCTGGTCGTTCGGGATGGGCGCCCGGGCGCAGCGCTTCATCGACGGCTCGGTCATGGTGGTCCGCGGGGACGGCGCCTCGTTCGTCTTCACCGGTGACGGCAACGGCGGCTACCGCACCTCGGATGCCGGTGTGCACCAGACGCTGACGGAGGCCGGCGGCGGACGGCTGAAGCTGACCGACGTGTCCGGGGAGTCGTGGGTCTTCGACGCGTCGAACATCGACGGCATCGGCAACCTGATACAGCACACCGACGCCGAGGGGCGCACGACCACGCTGACCTACGGCGCCCCCGCCGATCCCGAGACGACCCAGTTCTACCCGCTGGCGTCGATCACGGACAGCGCCGGTCAGACCATCGCGGTCGACTCCGACGCCCTGGGCCGGGTCACCAGCTTCACCCGCCCGGGCGGGGACCGCTGGTCGCTCTCCTACGACGGCGCGGGCAACCTCACCACGATCACCCTGCCCGACGGCCGCACCAAGCAGTTCACCTACGATGACAAGCACCAGCTGCTGACGGGCACGGATGCGACGGGCGCCACGTACCTGAAGAACCAGTACGACGACCAGGGCCGCGTCGTGAAGCAGTGGGATGTGGAGGGCAACCTCCGCACGCTGGATTACTCGGTCGCCGGGCAGACCACGTACACCGACAACCTCGGCCGCACGAGCGTCTACGCGTTCGACGACCGGTTCCGGATCACGAAGGTGACGCATCCGGACGGCACGACCGCGGCGTTCTCCTACGACGCCGACAACAACATCCTCTCGTCGACCGACGAGAACGGGAAGAAGACGACCTACGGGTACGACGCGGCGGGAAACCTCACGACCGAGACCGCCCCGGACGGCATCGTCACCAAGTACACCTACACGCCGACCGGCCTCGTTGCGACCAAGACGGACACCGGCGGCCCGCTCGTGGCGGCCTCCACGGGTAACGCGCCACGGGGCTCGCTGCGCACCTGGTCGTACGACTACGACGGGGCCGGGCACCTCGTCGCGACCCACCAGCCGGACGGCACCACGATCACGAACGAGTACGACGCGGCGGGCAACGTGGTCAAGACGACGCAGCCATCCGGTGCGGCCACGACCTTCGCCTACGATGCGGCGGGCAACCTCACCGCCAGCACCGACGCGATCGGTCGCACCTCGACGTACGCGTACGACGCCGCGGGCCGGATGACCGCGCAGACCGATCTCGGAGGCCACACCACCTCGTACGCGTGGGATTCCGGCGACCGGCTGGTCACCGCTACCGACGCGACCGGTGCGGCTTTCGGCCACGGCTGGGAGCCGAACGACCACCTCGCCTCCCTGACCGATCCGACCGGCGCGGTGACGAGGTACTCGTGGGATGCCATGTTCCACCTGACCGACTCCACCAGCCCGGGCGGCGGCGTGACGAGGTACGGCTACACCGCCGAGGACGCCCTGTCGTCGCAGACGGATCCGCTCGGCGCGACGACTACCCGCACGACGGACGATCGGGACCGGGTCATCACGACCGTCGACCCCACCGGCGGCGAATGGCGCTACAGCTACGACGGCGTCGGCAACCTCCTGAGCTCCACGTCGCCGTCGGGTGCGAAGACGACGTTCACCTACGACGATGCCGGACACCTCCTGACCCAGAAGGACCCGACCGGCGGCACCACGACCTCCGTGTACGACTCGGTCGGTCGCCTGGTCAGGCAGACCGACCCGGACGGCGTCGTGTCGAAGTACGAGTACGACGCGATGGACCGCGTCGTCCGCGTCATCGACGGTCTCGGCAAGCGCACCGACCTGTCGTATGACGTCGACGGCAACCTGACCGGTGTCGTGGACCGGCAGGGCAACCCGTGGGCGTTCACTTACGATGCGGCCGGGCAGCTCCTGACCGCGAAGAGCCCGCTGGGCGCGGTGACCACCTACGGGTACGACGCCGACGGCGGTCTCGCCACGGTGACGGATCCGCTGGGCCGCACGACCACGAACACCTACGACGCCCTCGACCGTCTGGTCTCGACGACCGATCCCGTCGGGCGCACCACGTCGTACGCCTATGACGCGAACGGTCGCACCACCTCCGTCACCGACCCCAACGGGCACACCACCTCATTCGCCTACGACGCCGACGGCAACCAGACGTCGACGACCGACGCCACCGGCGCCGTGACCTCCTATGGCTGGGATGCGGCGGGCAACCAGACCTCCGCGACCGACGCGAACGGCCACGTCACCCGCTACGCGTACGACCCCGCCGGGCAGCTCGTCCGCGTGACCGAGGGTTACCGGGAGGGCGCCGCGGCGTCCGCGGACGTCAACGTCGTGTCGAAGTACGGCTACGACGCGGACGGCGCGCTCACCAGCGTCACCGACCCGAACGGCCACCGGACGACCTACACCGTCGACGCCGCCGGCCGCACCACCAAAGAGGTCGACCCGGTCGGCACCACGACCGCCTGGTCGTACACCGCAGCGGGTCGCCTGGCCTCCCTGGTCAACGGCAACGGAGCGCGCACCACGTACGCGTACGACGGTCGCGGCGACCTCTCCCGTCAGAACCAGGCCGGTGCCGTCGCCACCTACGAGTACTCGGCGAACCAGCAGCTCATCGCGATGACCGACCCGACCGGCACCTCCGGCTGGACCTACGACAAGGACGGCCGGACCACTGCCCAGCTCGACCAGCAGGGCGGCCGTCTGAAGACCGCGTACGACAAGGCCGGGCAAGTCACGTCGATGACCCTTCCCACCGGTCAGAAGCTCGACTACACCTACGATGCCGCCGGCGAGGTCACCTCGCAGTCGTCCCCGTGGGGTGCTCTGACGTACTCGTGGGATCCCGCGGGCAACCTCACCGACCTCGTCCGTTCGAACGGTGTCGCCACGAGCTACTCGTACGATGCCGTGAACCGTGTCGTGGATGTGCTGCACACGACGCCGGAGGCGGCCACGCCCGCATCGCCGTCGCCATCCGCGACGCCCGTCGCGTTCGCCGCGGGCGACGCGCAGTCGGACAAGTGCGTGACGGTCGCCGGCTACCTCAGTGCGCGTTCTGCGCCCGCCGCGGGTGAGAACGGCATGTGCAAGCACGCGAACACCTACCTGAACGGCCGCGCCCTCCCGATGCCGGAGAACCCGGTGGCCGATGGTGGTGCTCTGCGTTACCAGTACGGGTACGACGCGGACGGCAACGTGACGAAGGCGACCCGTACGATCACGCCGGCCGCGCCGGTGGCAGCCGTGACTGACGGTGCGGGGCAGCCTTCGTCGCCGGTTCCTGGTGTGCCGTCGGCGGTGACCCCGCCGACGAAGGCGAAGGTCACCTCCACGAGTTACGGGTATGACGGTGTGGACCGTCTGGCCTCCTCGACCGTGTCGTCGGGTGAGAAGAACACGTATGCGTATGACCCGGCGGGCAACCGGATCGGGTGGACGCGCACGGGTGCTGCGGACGGGAACTTCTCCCTGTCCGCCGTGTTCAACGACGCGAACCAGTTGACCCGGTCGAATACGTCGGGTGCGGGTCGTGGGGTGTCTGGTGGGGTGGCGTCGTATTCGTATGATCGTGCCGGCAACCGGGTGTCGCAGTCGGTGGCGGGTGTGGGTTCGTCGTTGTCGTATAACGCGTCGGGGCAGGCGACGCAGGTGAGCCGCGACGGCCGGTCGACGTCGTATGCGTATGACGGGCTGGGCCGGCAGGCGTCCTCGACGGATCAGACGAAGTACGGGTCCGTCACGACCGCGAACGTGTTCGACGGGACTTCTCTCGTGCAGTCGGTGAGTTCGACGCAGGGCACCACGACGGTGGTGCGGGATGCTGCGGGTGCGCTGGCGGAGCATGTCACGGCATCTGGTGAGGCGACCTGGGACCTGCTGGACGGTCTGGGGTCGACGATCGCGGGCGTGACCGGCGGGTCGGTGACCCAGTTGGTGTCGTATGACGATTGGGGTGGTCAGGCGTTCGAGACGGACGGGTGGGACGCGCCCGTGGGTTACACCGGGCATGTGCAGGATGCGACGCAGGGTCTGATGCACACGTTCGCGCGGTCGTATGACGTGGGCACGGGGACGTGGACGAGTCCGGACACCTGGCGGGGGCTGCTGGTCCAGCCGAAGTCGTTGGCGCGGTATCAGTACGCGTGGAACAACCCGACCACGTTCTGGGACCCGGACGGGCACCGATGCGCGTCGCGGGCAGGTGCGTCGGATGCGCTCCCACTCGGCTGTGGCGCACCACCCCACCAGGCGTGGGAGAACGTCCAGATGCCGCCCGACTCCACGACGACCAGTACTCCCTCAGGTCCATCGGGGCCTTCCGTTTCCGGTCCCAATGATCAGAACGATCTTCCGAGCACCCACGATTGTCCCGCTGGCAAGGTGCGATACATCAGCCCGTACGTGAGCCCACAGTGCGTCGACGCGAAGAATCTCAAGGATTCTGAAGAGCGAGCGCGCCTCTGGCTCGAGTGCAACAACCTGTGCGGAGACGCGTGGCTTGCGTTCGTTAATGTTGTTCTCGATGGAATAGGGGTGGTTCCAGGGCTAGTGCTTTGTGGGGCTTCGTTGCCTGTGGGAGGTGGTGCATGCGTTGATCTCGATCCGCAAGACGTCGCTTCATTCATCGGCTCACTCTATGACTGGCAGGACGCCGAATACGCTTTGTGGGCTGATCAGTTGAAACGATGGGGGCTATAG
- a CDS encoding TetR/AcrR family transcriptional regulator: MVADPRTRTPQSRRDRPAKPALSREGIVDHALAILQKEGLGKVTMRRIASALDTGPASLYVYVRDTEDLHAQILDALIGRMPRPSGRGPWRERLHELLGSYGELLSLYPEIARMALAAQPLGVHYFTLVESVLDLLAEGGIPDETAAWGIDMLFASVTASAVEHAANADGDGDAERLVMMAAALAVASESTHPRTLRLGNQMLAGTGSERFRWGLDVLINGLLHTPRPASAPPRDD, encoded by the coding sequence ATGGTTGCCGACCCACGAACGAGGACACCGCAGAGTCGCCGAGACCGCCCCGCCAAGCCGGCGCTGAGCCGAGAGGGCATCGTCGACCACGCCCTGGCGATTCTCCAGAAGGAGGGGTTGGGCAAGGTCACGATGCGCCGCATCGCGAGCGCGCTCGACACCGGTCCCGCGTCGCTCTATGTCTACGTCCGCGACACGGAGGATCTGCACGCGCAGATCCTTGACGCTCTCATCGGACGAATGCCCCGGCCCTCCGGTAGGGGCCCGTGGCGGGAACGGCTCCACGAGCTGCTCGGCTCCTACGGAGAGTTGTTGTCGCTATACCCCGAGATCGCCCGGATGGCGCTGGCCGCTCAGCCATTGGGCGTGCACTACTTCACCTTGGTCGAGTCCGTTCTCGATCTGCTCGCTGAGGGCGGAATACCCGATGAGACCGCGGCATGGGGTATCGACATGCTCTTCGCGTCGGTCACCGCCAGCGCCGTCGAGCACGCCGCGAACGCCGATGGCGACGGCGACGCGGAACGACTGGTCATGATGGCCGCCGCTCTCGCGGTGGCATCGGAGTCGACTCACCCCCGCACCCTGAGGCTGGGGAACCAGATGCTTGCCGGTACCGGGTCGGAGCGGTTCCGGTGGGGACTCGATGTCCTGATCAACGGCCTTCTCCACACTCCTCGTCCCGCGAGCGCACCACCTCGCGACGACTGA